The proteins below come from a single Roseiflexus sp. RS-1 genomic window:
- a CDS encoding glycosyltransferase family 2 protein, producing the protein MRQEQRRPSISAFFPAYNDGGTIGSLVVTTIRTLEELTDDYEVIVVENGSTDYTVEVLEELARRFDRFRYYSYREPLGYGGALRAGFAACTKDLIFYTDGDAQYDPRELKLLLPAMEDHVDIVNGWKIDRSDPLHRKIIGRIYHHTVKFLFGFKLRDVDCDFRLIRRHVFDTIDLESDSGTICLELVKKLQDAGYRFAEVPVHHYHRTYGKSQFFNFPRLWRTGIQLLGLWWKLVVRRDHMRRIKIRRKQQELPVEH; encoded by the coding sequence ATGAGACAGGAGCAGCGACGACCTAGCATCTCGGCATTCTTTCCGGCGTACAACGACGGCGGCACCATCGGAAGTCTGGTTGTCACCACAATTCGCACGCTCGAAGAACTGACCGACGATTATGAAGTGATTGTGGTGGAAAACGGCAGCACCGATTACACTGTCGAGGTGCTGGAAGAGTTGGCGCGGCGGTTTGATCGCTTTCGCTACTATTCCTACCGTGAGCCGCTTGGCTACGGCGGGGCGCTGCGCGCCGGATTCGCCGCCTGCACCAAAGACCTGATCTTCTACACCGACGGCGATGCGCAGTATGATCCGCGCGAACTCAAACTGTTGCTCCCTGCGATGGAAGATCATGTCGATATTGTCAACGGCTGGAAAATCGACCGGAGTGATCCGCTGCACCGCAAGATCATCGGGCGGATCTACCATCACACGGTTAAGTTTCTCTTCGGCTTCAAACTGCGTGATGTCGATTGTGATTTTCGCCTGATCCGGCGGCATGTGTTCGATACGATCGACCTGGAATCCGACAGCGGCACCATTTGCCTGGAACTGGTGAAGAAATTACAGGACGCTGGCTACCGCTTCGCCGAAGTGCCGGTTCATCACTACCATCGCACCTATGGGAAGAGCCAGTTCTTCAATTTTCCCCGCCTCTGGCGCACCGGTATTCAACTGCTCGGTCTCTGGTGGAAACTGGTGGTCAGACGCGACCATATGCGGCGGATCAAGATACGGCGCAAGCAGCAGGAACTGCCGGTCGAACACTGA